Part of the Musa acuminata AAA Group cultivar baxijiao unplaced genomic scaffold, Cavendish_Baxijiao_AAA HiC_scaffold_1138, whole genome shotgun sequence genome, AATACGAGACATTTGAAGATAAAACTCGATTCAGAACACCACGAATTAGATTACCACCAGCTCGAGTAGACTGGAAATACATGTAGTGAATCTATACAAATGACATGTTAATTTAGGGTTAATACAATTTTACCTTAGAACGGATTAGATTTTAAAGTTCATTTgcaagaaaaataaaacaaaaggggAGTCCAGTTTGGCCTTGACATAGGTAATTAATCATGCATGCCATGGTTGCACTACTTAGGTAATTAACTGCAggctttttttaaatcaaaagatcaaattttttttatatcgatGATTGGATATTTCAAGTGCAAAATTAGAGGTGTACCAAACAGAATCAGAGAGAAAAGAACCATTGGTTCCAGAAGGCTAGTTCTTACCCCCGACTTGCCCCCCTTTGGAAATAGATGTTTGGTGCAGAAATGCTCCAACTGTACAAGcctccagcagcagcagcatgagTTAGAGAAGATGCTGTAAAAAAGGAACAGTTAGGTAAGGGATTTTCTCATATTCGGCCTCAAAGCTTTACCAAAGTAGTTGCGGATCTCTGGAGTTATTTGCTGGATTAGAAGAGAATGCCTGCGGAAGTTCATCAAGGCAGAATCAGTAAATGAGAACGCGAGGCAATCAACACTAAATACACTCAGGAGTTCAAGAGAGTGAAGTAAAAAAGAGAGATATATTTGATGAGAGAGCACCCTGGACGAGTgttgattttctcgaattgctctaaAATAAACATGACACAAGTGTGCCTCAAGGACATGGCATGGAATGCCTCTGACAATTCGTACATGCTGGAGATATTATCTACGCAAACTTCTTGCATGATGAAGCATACTCAACACTTCTTAGGACTTCAGGATAAATTTTATTACAATAACTAGTGAAGCTTCCGAgaatgagaaaaagaaaagacaatgtAGTTTCTACCCACTTGTGCAATGGCATATTCACATAGGCGTTTAAGACCCTCAAGAAGATACTGATATGCAGCTCATAGAAGATCTTGCGCGATATCAGTAGTGATCTCAACCGATCCTGTGTATATGAATCTGCAAATGAAGAGCCAAATATTGTCAGACATCAGAACCTTCAGTATCATGACTAGAAGAAGGAACTACACTTAGGTTCATCAATTCAAAGACCTCCAATCTTATGTTAGGAATCTCAATGTCTCTTGCATCCTTCTCCTATAACAAAGTTGAAAGAGTAAGATATTTTCAATCAGATCTTACTAGactagaaaataataaattaccAAGCATTTCCAGAAAGAAAACTTTTCAAAAAACTTAAGTTCATACCATGATACTATTATAAGTTTTGAAAAGCTTATGATTGTTTCATTCATGTCGTATTAGGCCAGTATGATACTATGAAATCAGCATGGCATCCGTGAGATACCTTTTTCACATAATTTTTGTTCATCAGCAAGCATGAAACCCACCATATATCTTGCCTAACATGCCTTATCAAGCTGGCACATTTCCAGCACATGATATTCTGACAAAAAGTTAGATTCTTGATAACACTGACAGAAGGGCATGTTATGAGTGGTGGGATGCATCGAACTCCAAAATATTTGCACCCTGGTGACATGAAGGGATCAGCTTTTTGACTTCTCTCACAAATCAGCATTTCTGATATGCATCAAGCAAGTACTAAAACCATCTTATTGATCAAAGATATGATCCTCACCTTCTGCATGATTATTTTTGTACAGATAGGACCATGGGGGATTTACATTAGCATTTACTTCGCAACAAACTTTTGAGGTGGCAACTtagtatttaatttatttaattgtaAAAAATGTTCACCATTTTGTTATATTCAGTAACCAAAGCACAGCAAAACAGATAGATATGCCTCTTTGTATCgcatataaatgctttatttatgATACGTGCTATAGCTTCTTTATATCAGAAACTAGCCGTTTTTTAACAACAATATTTCCATACATCTGATCATAATTAGGGGTTATTTCTGAAGAAAAACAAGCATGGTTGACACCTGAGTTCCCTTACCCAGTCGCCACCATCAAACATTGCACGAAATGCATCTGAAGAAGCAAGCAGAGCAATTCTGTGTGCATAAAAGCACTTGCCTGGAAAAGAACAGATAATGAACATTTAGATATTTTGCACATAACTAATAGCTTCCCCTTAAATGAGGAATTTAGCATATATAAGTTACTACGTATGGTAAGAATAGTCTACAACCTTCAACTAGAAAGGTAACATCTAATAGCGTGGAGCTATTCACATACTGCTCGCCTAGGTACACCTACATGAACAACTTGATTAGTACTATTATAGGCATATAGCTATGTTCCAGCATAGTAGACAGACTCGTTGGGCCTTTGCATTTGTCATGGATTTCTCTATGATAGCATGTACAAGTTTTGTTATGTAGCAAAACATATTTGTACACAATGGATGCATATGAAATCCCAACATCAAACATTCAGGATATTGATTATTCAGATATCAATTATGAcatgtgattcttttttttttttcgtcttgAGCAATAATATACTAATGCATCCATGTTCGTTTCAACTAACATAGGATTGCTGATTTCAAACACAAGCAATCCACTTAGAGGTCAAAACTGCAAAACTAATGCCTCCTCTTCAGTAATAAGAATACCCAGTAGTTCATTTCTTGTCGTAAGGCATATACTTTTGCATCAATTTCTCCAATGATTTGTAACAATTAGATCCCAAATTCGCATCTGCTTTCTAGCATATGCTTGTTGAAGGATAATTGATATTGTAGATAAGCAAACAATTTTCATTCTCTGATTTGAAAAAAGGTTTATACTGATTAAGTAATATTTATGTTTGATCAGTCTCAATAGTAAAGACAGCCAATTCAAAAAACTTTGAGTTAGAAGACTAGCCAAAACAATTACATAAGCACTTCCAAATTCCAAAGAACTAGGTCCAAGAATTAAAAATCTGACCCTTTTCTATATGTTTTTGTATTTCTGTGAATACGGGACATATTTTATTGCTAAAACTGGTTAGAAACAAAATTAAGGAATGCCTATTTTAGCAAACCTAAGGTGCGGGGGATGGAGAACCTGCGTCAATAGAACAGAGAGTCAGGGATTTTTTAGCCAACTTGTAAAGAGCAACTGATGCATCTTGCTGTTGTTTTAGATTAGTCGATCCCAGTAGTTCGAGAAGAAGATCAAGTCCTACATTGAGAATATGTTGCTTAATTTCCTAAGTTATAAAAAGGAGGAAAAGCAGAAGGATATCGTGGTTGCTAGACAGATACAGTATCATTATCATCAATGAAAATAGTTCTTTGATCCTCAAGTGAACATAAATGAGCAAGAGCCAAAGCTATACGTCTTTGGACAGCCTTCTCTCCGACTCGCATTAGATATAATAAATGCATTAGTACCTGCAAGGGCAAAAGGCAAGGAACACCATGTCTACATCCATTAAACAGATCCACCAATTAAAAGTAGATCCTTATCGTTCTGAATATATACTGCAATAAGCTAAGAAATACAGCAAAGAGAGCTTACTCGCCCATTAATCTTCTCCTCTAATCTCTTCATTGTCTTTACTACACAGTCCTTAGTTGCTTGTAATTGaagtaatatttttcaataaaacttggtttaaaatataaaacaaatcaAAACAAGATCAATATATACATATTAGGAAGCATGGATCTGGCAACATCAAAGTACTCAACATACCTGGATAATAAATTCACCATCTTGTAGTTTCTGAACACCCCCTACCTTGATAAAATCAGAGACATTTTCCTAACAACAATGACAAGAATAAGAAGCCTGTGTCCAATCAATAGTTCTCAATGTCACATTACAGCATTATGCAAAGAAACATAATATGGAATTACAACAAAGGAATATTTTGATGCAGATTCACCTCATTCTCTGCAATACCATAAAGAGCAAATGCAGCATTATGTTGTAAACATCTATTTTTCGAGTCAAGAAGTTTAAGAAGAGGCACCAAACCGCCATTGTAGACAATACCAGCTTGGTTGTGTGAGTCCTAGAGGGAAAATAAAAGGTCTTTGAGATAGAGCAAAAACGAGTCATTGTTCATCAGGAAAATGAAGCAAATCCAACCATATATAAGGAGAAAGAAACTAATGTACTGTATTGTGGCAGATGGATATTGATATTAACAAGAACATTTTTTTCAAAAGTATTTCCAAGAAGCATGAGGCATATTACAAAAAAGTGGTACAATATCAAAAAGTatcgataaaaaatatatattttattatcactTCTAAAACTAAATTTTTCCCTTCTTTGGAAGTATATAATGAAAGGGTCCAAGCATACATGATAATGAAGCTAAGGGGAAAATGAGAAAAGAGCATACAGTGTTGTTTACTCATCTGGTATCAGAATAGCTTAGTAAAAGATAGTTGAAATTTTAGATATCAGGGTACAAGTATGCTAGAATTAAAACAAAGAAGTGAGCTATGAGAGCCGAGTCCAAAAAAGCAAAAGCCCAAGACATGTATATATATCGTTGGAATAAAAAACACAAAAGGGAAAGAACAAAAATGAGAACTACTTTGCTTGTTAAGATTAGTGTTCCAATAATCACCAAactgaaattttaaattaataaaatatagtaACTACTAGAAGCAGCTGTTGTACAAAGCATATATGCTAGTGTACATACAGCATGCACAACTAGCACAGTATTGGGAAGTGTACCAGCAAATACAACAATAACGAAAAAATCGTGAGTGTGTACCAACAAATAAATTCTCAAAATAGATAATATAAACCAGGTAAgctttttttttcaaacatcaCCCATGCGGATCAGACCCAAGACTGTCATAGAGAACAAAATGATAACATGTATAGATCTGATAGAAGTTACTATGGCAAGGGTTTAAACCCTCGGCCTATGGGAAAAGGACAAACTACACACTACCAGGCTAGCTGGTTAGGTATTAAACTAGGTAAGTTTGAACATTTTTTATGTATGAAAGCCTTTTTACACTTTTCCCACAGGTGTGATTCAGCAAATAACCACATGCTTTGTCAGCTAAGACCTTGCAGGATTGGCTTTTGGGTAATATAATGGGGATTGGTATgattaagttcagaactttcaagTTATGTACCACCATCATTTTCTGATCCAGTTAAACACAAGGCTAACTACATAACAATTCAACACGGCGACTGGTATGAATAAGTTTTATATATAACAATTCAATTCCCACTCGAGCAATGGGAAACActacaaaatattaaaaaataaaaaatatatttatatatagcaaTGACGTCAACGATGGAGGGAGATAGCACGAAGGCAACAATGATGGAGGGAGCCGCAAACAAAGGATGCTTGGGTTCAAGCGAGCACCCAAGCGATGCTTCAATAAATCACATTGCCTAGAAGTTGTGCAAGGCACTTAAGCCTTGCCTCACCCGAGCACCCAAGCACCTATCAAAAACACTGATTATTCctaattttttcccttttttgggCTTCAATAGATATTTGATTCTAGTTGAAATATTTTCAATAAAGATTATGATTATGCAATGCTCTTGTGagtttgcaaggatttattttggTTGCTTTTATTTCAACAACTTGATGAACACATATTAGAAACGTACATCCAAAGTTTTTTCTTAATTGTTGTTCTAGTTTACAATTACTACGAGAGCTAGAGACATTAGAACTGAAATTAGTACACACATATTGCACATGCAACACTGTTAACTTGCCATTTTTCCCAATTAGGAAATTCTAgtcatatgattttgtttattctttTTTGTCCATGTTTTCGTTTCAGTTTAACCCAAATATTAGTTAAGAATTGCATATCCATATTGCAGGTTTTCATCTTTCATGGAGGTAAATTATAAATTGTGAATAGAATCTTTAGGGGCCATGCCCTCATAAGACCTTATTAGTGTATTCCAAATGGCAGCCCACATGTCCTTTTATGAATGTAATAGAAGTTGatgtttattataaataataatctacTTGGAGAAATGCAAATTATTCACAGTTCAACCACATTTGCATGCAAATGATAGTCATATAGAAGAGCTTAGTGTGACAAGGTTGCAACATGGTCATTCATGTTTCCAAgttcattcttttcttttcttttttctgcttATTTACATGTTTCAATATGAGACTGAATAAGATCATTTTGAACCATGTATTTAAATTCTTCATACAAGAGCTTAGTGTGACTAAAATTTGTAATGTTTTGCTTTCAAACTCATCGCTTGGTCATGTGAAAAGAAAATTGTCTTTTCTATTGTATGAACCTAGTTAGTGAAGTCTCAACCATTCCTTTGTTAAGGGATTTGATCAAATTGCTTTATGGTTCAAAGCAAGGTTcgttgtaccgtaccgtaccggcgtttcgatccgggctcggtacggtaccggtTTACCAGacggtacatcagggcataccgagcggtacaccctggtgtaccgaataattttttattttttttcatactgtagcaatgctacagtatagtactatagcactgtagcggtaccgggcggtccgcgtaccggtaacctgttggaccggtacgtaccgcccagtaCAGGTGGTACGCTTCGGTACAACAGACCTTACTTCAAAGCAAGGTTATCAAACTCACTTCCCTACCTATGATCAAAACGGGGTTGCAAACTTGGATAATAGGATAGGATCATAAGATCctacaaattataaaaaataaaaataaataattttaagataCATACAGATATTTAAAGAAATTTATAAATGAGTATATTCCTGGAACATCTTAACATTGTTTAGCAAAGATTGGTTACATAAGTATGATTACATATAAACGATTGGTTACATATATCACCATAACTTACACTGATAAATGGGTATGTAAATTGCCCATGTTGCATATCCtaacaatatctaaattcttaaTTTCTTATAAGTATGACTTTCCTATTATGCAAAGGAATATTGTGTTTGGCATATAAGATATAATTTTGCAACCTCTATGTTACACGAACATTATTATTGCTTTGTAGAACATCAATCCAAGAATTATGAATTGCACTTTTCAATTATATTAAAGATAATACCTCACAGTATCAATGTCATTATGATCAAACTATAACATATATCATTAGATATGGGATGGATGGGAAGACAATGTACGAgatgagaagagaggaaaaagGATGGTAGATGGGAGAAGGTAGGAGGGGAGACAAGAAGAGTGGTAgaagggaggagaggagaagagatgagagaagatgcgaagagaaggaaaggagatgGAAAGAGAAGAGGGGGGAGAAGATGCGAAGAGAAAGAATGGAGATGAAAGAGAAGAGgggggagagaagaagagaagggggaagatgagaggagaagaaagaagcagAGACCGAAAGAGAGGGTAGTAGAGGAAAAGAGAATCCATGCATATGGTGATTAGCAACAGTCGACGGCGTTGACAGTAGTTCATTGTGAGTGGCAGCAATGGCTAAGGCTCATCTCCTCAATGCTCCTACGGGCTGCAGGAAAGAAGCATTGATCCATGACAATGAATGGCCAACCAGAAGATTCGCAACACTCTCTTGTCGTGAGGGATCAGGGCTCACGCTCGTCTCCTCGCTCCTTTGTTGGCACCGCATATCAATTCGCCTTTGAATATGAGTGTTCTTATATCCTGGGTTGACTAGACAAACTCGACTTGACTCGTCCGATGCAACCGATCTTACATAGTCGACTCACAAGTCGAGTCGATTCCACCCATTTACGTTGATCCGATCTGAATCGTCAGGCATGATCTGGGCTGTAAGATTGCATGATCCTATAACCCAAATTAAGAGTTTGACAACCTTGATTCTGAGGCAACTTTAGTATTTTCTTCTTCAACCAAAAAATAAAGTTTAGATTCTCATGATTTGAAGCTAGCACTAAAGACAATATTGTTAGCCAAAGAACTTTTTTATAGATTTCAAATCACCAACTTGAAAAGAATGGTGTGCAGCTTTGTAAAACTATCTGCTACATTCTATAAACAgtccaaggaatcaaaattttctttattaCCTAACATATAATGAAACAACCTGGACATTGTTtaagtattaaaccaaatgaacAAAAGGTAATATACAATTCTAGTGATACCTTAATAAACCAAACACTGGCTGTAAATCTCCCGCATGAAGAACTTCTTTCTTTATGTTAGGGGATGAAT contains:
- the LOC135671125 gene encoding uncharacterized protein LOC135671125; translation: MNYWVYLGEQYVNSSTLLDVTFLVEGKCFYAHRIALLASSDAFRAMFDGGDWEKDARDIEIPNIRLEVFELMNLSVVPSSSHDTEGSDDRLRSLLISRKIFYELHISIFLRVLNAYVNMPLHKHSLLIQQITPEIRNYFGLYSWSISAPNIYFQRGASRGAHIDSCVLTTSTGNARQGVLDIKVKIMLDWDPKGKQDPMTPLPDHVTIHAPKEEELIQPPVLPLEI